In a genomic window of Methanoregula sp. UBA64:
- a CDS encoding pantoate kinase, which yields MIPASVTAFCPGHISGYFRRVDGRDPATTGSIGAGIVISEGVTSTVRKAGTSSVIVRMQSADGSAVEVSRSSPPLASALDRLGATVSVETLCRLPISAGFGLSAAALLSTLTATDRLLGLGLAADEIAEIAHETEVKFKTGLGDVAACQGGGRVVRTGPGIHGTIRRSFDLAGPLSAVCFGPIHTPDVLGSPAQMAQVAGAFPAREPETAAEFFACCREFSKKSGLETASVKAVLAACDQKKIPAAMTMLGDGVFAYGAGAAGVLRPFGTVYGMQMAASGTRILEVKE from the coding sequence ATGATACCGGCATCCGTTACGGCATTCTGCCCCGGCCATATATCGGGTTATTTCAGGAGAGTGGACGGGAGGGATCCGGCCACCACCGGGAGCATCGGCGCCGGCATTGTCATCAGCGAGGGCGTGACCTCGACCGTCCGTAAGGCCGGCACTTCCTCGGTCATTGTCCGTATGCAGTCCGCGGACGGGTCAGCGGTCGAGGTTTCTAGGAGTTCCCCGCCGCTCGCCTCCGCACTCGACCGGCTCGGGGCCACGGTCTCTGTGGAAACACTCTGCCGGCTTCCCATCAGCGCCGGCTTCGGGCTTTCGGCAGCGGCACTGCTCTCCACGCTCACCGCCACCGACCGGCTGCTCGGTCTCGGGCTTGCCGCTGACGAGATCGCGGAGATCGCCCATGAAACCGAGGTGAAGTTTAAGACCGGTCTTGGTGACGTCGCCGCCTGCCAGGGCGGCGGCCGGGTGGTCCGGACCGGCCCCGGCATCCACGGCACCATCCGCCGCAGCTTCGATCTTGCCGGGCCGCTCTCTGCGGTCTGTTTCGGGCCGATCCATACGCCCGATGTCCTCGGGTCGCCCGCGCAGATGGCGCAGGTGGCAGGAGCGTTTCCGGCGCGGGAGCCGGAGACGGCAGCAGAATTTTTTGCCTGCTGCCGGGAATTTTCCAAAAAGAGCGGGCTTGAGACGGCATCGGTGAAAGCCGTGCTTGCCGCGTGCGACCAAAAAAAAATCCCGGCAGCCATGACAATGCTCGGCGACGGTGTCTTTGCGTACGGGGCCGGGGCCGCCGGGGTACTCCGGCCGTTTGGCACGGTGTACGGGATGCAGATGGCAGCGTCCGGGACCCGGATTCTTGAGGTGAAAGAATGA
- a CDS encoding 4-phosphopantoate--beta-alanine ligase, whose translation MIPKDHPRYQSLVTREHLAECARAGIVSLEGLTSHGRGEAFDYLLGEKTSASALRAEKTAAALLRLAKHPVLSVNGNTAALAAHEIALLQKASGALVEVNLFHRTPERVQQIEAVLRKAGAAVFSGEAERLLPLSHDRAFCRREGMYAADVVLVPLEDGDRCEVLVGMGKKVIAVDLNPLSRTAKTATLTIVDEVTRALPRIAEACTALSDDECRSLVAGLDNRGFLAEAKDEMARRLHALD comes from the coding sequence ATGATCCCAAAAGACCACCCCCGCTACCAATCGCTTGTCACCCGCGAGCACCTTGCCGAGTGCGCCCGCGCCGGGATCGTATCCCTCGAAGGGCTCACCTCCCACGGGCGGGGCGAGGCCTTCGATTACCTCCTCGGGGAAAAGACCAGCGCCAGTGCCCTTCGTGCGGAAAAGACCGCGGCAGCCCTGCTCCGTCTGGCAAAACACCCGGTGCTTTCCGTGAACGGCAATACCGCGGCGCTTGCAGCACACGAGATTGCCCTTCTCCAGAAGGCGAGCGGGGCGCTCGTGGAGGTGAACCTCTTCCACCGGACCCCGGAGCGGGTACAGCAGATCGAGGCCGTCCTCCGCAAAGCCGGGGCCGCGGTCTTCTCGGGAGAAGCCGAGCGCCTGCTCCCGCTCTCCCACGACCGGGCCTTCTGCCGGCGCGAGGGGATGTATGCAGCCGATGTCGTGCTCGTCCCGCTCGAAGACGGCGACCGGTGCGAAGTCCTTGTCGGGATGGGAAAGAAAGTGATTGCGGTTGACTTGAATCCGCTCTCGCGCACGGCAAAGACCGCGACCCTGACCATCGTGGACGAGGTGACCCGGGCCCTTCCCCGGATCGCCGAAGCCTGCACCGCGCTCTCGGACGATGAATGCCGGAGTCTTGTTGCGGGGCTGGACAACCGGGGCTTTTTAGCGGAGGCAAAAGACGAAATGGCACGGAGGCTGCATGCTCTGGACTGA
- a CDS encoding AAA family ATPase has translation MLWTEKHRPAVLAEIKGQDRIVAILSSCASAKTLPHLMLTGPHGTGKSAAIRCFARELYGENYETNTTIFQTSDLFSQGKKLLEEDERYAHLYQKGQSLIVNFKHILKWYASIRPLDADFKLMVFEDAHALTRDAQQGLRRIMERYSGTCRFVFTTTNPSAIIPAISSRCLPLFFAPIPADLMIGHLREIAGQEQAGTRVSCTEDDLELIAAAAKGDLRRAILMLQVASETGSCSNLAALSQSETATVASSALRLIQSGDVQSGIRQLESLMIDYGLSGREVLAEIREAAHRDYNHPALARALAAADARLGHANSEYIQIDAFATGIREIFS, from the coding sequence ATGCTCTGGACTGAAAAGCACCGCCCGGCAGTGCTTGCCGAGATAAAGGGCCAGGACCGGATTGTTGCGATCCTCTCGTCCTGTGCCTCCGCAAAGACCCTCCCGCACCTGATGCTCACCGGCCCGCACGGCACCGGCAAGAGTGCCGCGATCCGCTGCTTTGCCCGCGAGCTGTACGGCGAGAACTACGAGACCAACACCACGATCTTCCAGACCTCCGATCTTTTCTCGCAGGGGAAAAAACTGCTCGAAGAGGACGAGCGGTACGCGCACCTGTACCAGAAAGGCCAGAGCCTCATTGTGAACTTCAAGCACATCCTCAAGTGGTACGCCTCGATCCGCCCGCTCGACGCGGACTTCAAGCTGATGGTCTTTGAGGACGCGCACGCCCTCACGCGCGATGCACAGCAGGGCCTGCGCCGGATCATGGAGCGGTACAGCGGCACCTGCCGGTTTGTCTTTACCACAACAAACCCGAGCGCCATAATCCCGGCCATCTCGTCCCGGTGCCTGCCGCTCTTCTTTGCGCCGATCCCCGCCGATCTCATGATCGGGCACTTGCGGGAGATCGCAGGGCAGGAACAGGCCGGGACCAGAGTGTCCTGCACGGAAGACGACCTCGAACTGATCGCCGCGGCAGCAAAAGGAGACCTGCGCCGGGCAATCCTGATGCTTCAGGTTGCAAGCGAGACCGGCTCGTGCAGCAATCTTGCCGCACTCTCGCAGTCGGAGACCGCGACCGTTGCATCTTCTGCCCTGCGCCTGATCCAGTCGGGCGATGTCCAAAGCGGCATCCGCCAGCTCGAATCGCTGATGATCGATTACGGGCTTTCGGGCCGCGAGGTGCTCGCCGAGATCCGCGAAGCCGCCCACCGGGACTACAACCACCCGGCCCTTGCCCGGGCGCTGGCGGCTGCCGACGCACGCCTCGGGCACGCGAACAGCGAGTATATCCAGATCGATGCGTTTGCCACGGGGATCCGGGAGATCTTCTCATGA
- a CDS encoding class I SAM-dependent methyltransferase, producing the protein MSQVKVEKIRQHYDAIAGIYDTHYDHPRGRCYHTHISTHVMEALPRGGRLLDIGCGTGLFIGKYLQNGGSAVGIDISRNMIKKARMRCPGSPFTLGTGEGLPFRDDSFDAVSSLLVFTYLRDPAAMLDEAYRVLKPGGSISICTLGKKLLTSGIPAIYQISEKIRVSHVVMKDFGERYYDGDEMYRMFVEAGFCNISVSWRSFAHIDMIDPLFSLAQRMEPFIERRFPQLAYNICVDAQKPGN; encoded by the coding sequence ATGAGCCAGGTAAAAGTCGAGAAGATCCGGCAGCACTACGATGCAATCGCCGGCATCTACGACACCCATTACGACCACCCGCGGGGCCGGTGCTACCACACCCATATCAGCACGCACGTGATGGAAGCCCTCCCCCGGGGCGGCAGGCTCCTCGATATCGGCTGCGGGACCGGCCTTTTTATCGGGAAATATTTACAGAACGGGGGAAGTGCGGTCGGGATCGATATCAGCCGCAACATGATAAAAAAAGCCCGGATGCGGTGCCCGGGCTCGCCCTTTACGCTCGGGACCGGGGAGGGCCTGCCGTTCAGGGACGACTCGTTTGACGCGGTCTCAAGCCTTCTCGTCTTTACCTACCTCAGGGATCCTGCCGCCATGCTCGACGAGGCGTACCGGGTCCTGAAACCCGGGGGATCGATCTCGATCTGCACGCTCGGGAAAAAACTGCTCACTTCGGGGATCCCGGCCATCTACCAGATAAGCGAGAAGATCCGGGTCAGCCACGTGGTCATGAAGGATTTCGGGGAACGGTATTACGACGGGGACGAGATGTACCGAATGTTTGTCGAGGCCGGCTTTTGCAATATCTCGGTGAGCTGGCGCTCGTTTGCCCACATCGACATGATCGACCCGCTCTTCTCCCTTGCGCAACGGATGGAGCCGTTCATCGAGCGCCGGTTC